CATCACTTAATATTAATTGTTGGTCTCTTAAGTCAAGAAGGGCAGGTgagaattgaatttttgtgttcaTTCTTGGCCTATTTATATTTGTGAGCTGCCTCAAGCTTTCTTCatacttcaaaatcagaaatcattCAAGTCTAAAGTTCCTTTAGTTAATAGAAAACTCAACCAGCCGATGTTCCTCAAGTTAAAATTCTAGTcttcactctttctctcttaaacaagTTACTAAAGTAATAGAATTTTAGGTTGAGGAACATTGGCTGGTTGCgttttctatcaactaaggAAACTTTAgaattgcatgatttctgattttgaagtgtgaagaAAGCTTGAGACAGCTCACAAATATAAATAGGCAAAAAAGGAACACAAAAGTTCAATTCTCACCTACCCTTCTTGACTTAAGAGACCAATAATTATATTGAGTGATGACCTAGCTAGTTAGGGTGGTTgttgacaaagaaaaaaaacaaatagttggggtaaaaaatataaaattcagCTAGGTTCAAAACGTATTGACATaaggcttatatatatatatataacaaacacatttatatgtgttattctaaaaaaaaagtaaagaaatttaatatattcttttcataaggttttcaatatatttgcactatctaacactaatataatgcataaaagataatactattagtattagtcttaaactcgATCATAAAGTATCGAGTATATGTAAGAATATGAGCTAACGTACTCAAATCGTGGtctaatacttacaaaaacaaattttctatttttgaaagtatgaaccttagcatcattggtttctaaagagaaatattataagaaaaattgaattaattctaagttaatataaccttagagtactaaatagtaaatactaaatttcaGAGTATTAAAGTCTATCcaccttaaaagaaaattCGTCCTCGAATTTTACTTACCTTGTTCCATTTGTTCTATGAACAAATGCGGGTATTTCTTTCTCATTTATGATTTTAACTCCCATGAAGCCTCGTTTTCATCATGTTGATTCCATTGTATCTTCACCATTGGAATTTCCTTAGTACGGAGCTTTCTTACTTCCTTGCCTAATATGCGAACAAGTGTTTCGTCATATGTGACATCCTCCGCGAGTTCTATGGTACTATAGTCTATGACATGAGAATTGTCTGGCTTGTATTCCCGTAACATAAATACATGAAAAACGTTATGCACGTTCGAAAAATGGTGTGGTAGATCTAGTCGATAGGCTAAATCACCAactctttttataatttggaaAGGTCCAATAAACCGTGGTGACAACTTGGCAATCTTTTTTCCAAAACAGACAACGCTTCGCATGGGTGAGACTTTCAACAAGAAACGATCTCCGACATGGAACTCTACATTCCTCCTATGTCGATAGGCATATGTCTTTTGCCGACTCTGTGCAGCTTTCAAGTGCTCCTTAATCGAAGCTTAACTACATCAAGTTCGGGAAGAACGGCTTCGGCTAATTCAGACCAACATATTGGGTACGACATGGTCTCCCATAGAGAGCTTCAAAATGTGTTATCCCTATGCTTGAGTGATAATTGTTGTTTAACTGCATGCCTCTAAATCCgagaccactattatatggaaatatggttcccgaattagaggtgaccttaaaaccaataaaatttccTCGATAAAACTGACAGAAATTTatgtctaaaaaaaaaaaatactttgattaggaaacaaaatcagagttattttacaatatattggatttagaaatactgaaatttagcGAAAATACATGAGTCTCGCATTTATCATCTTGAAAtagtaattgaagaaaaaccatcattttatttagtagattcatCCAATTCCCCAAACATCTACTGTtacctgaaaataagattgtATAGCGAGAGTGGTCGAttcggagtgggtagtatatcaaatgaaagaggtgAGCGAAAtttttctaacggtaccaatttcgtcaaaatctattGCCGGACGAGAAAATTATGACCGaaattagaagaagaaaaacaaaatgagaaaaaaaaactgtccagaaaataattttaaagtgattttttctaatttccacttaaatatgataattttttttataattaattcataaatattgtttttttttctaatataaatgAGGAGAtattacatttttataatttatccaTTTAAATTTAGTATGGTGCAGGCAGGCCGGTCCGGACCGAGCCCTAGCTTTGGGTACCTCTATAATAGTATGTATTAGtatttttcttgtgaaatgCAGGCTCAGAAAGTGAGGGGGTGATATGAAAGATTAGAAATGCTGAGACGAAAGCCAACCAAGATTGAACTCAAAATCGAAGACAAAGAAGAACTCGAAGAAGCTCGTCAACGCGCCGCTGCCTCCGCAACCACCACGACCGCTGCATCCACCGTCCTCAGCCACCTCGACCGCTCCAGAGACCCCTCCTCCAAAACGCACCGCATCATTGGAAACTAGAAAAAGGCCCAAAATGTCTCACATATCCAAAGCCCTCATGGAGGTCGAGGTCAAGATCAGGCTGCCGGACGCCGCCGCCCACGGCAAGGTCACCAGTATTCTAGCGCCGTTCCACCTCGGTACCCACCGCCAGGAGAATCTCTTCTTCGACGGCTCCAAATCCGAGCTCTCGGTGCGCCGCGCCGTGCTCCGGCTCCGATTCTCCGACCGGAGCCCTCTCTGCGCCGTGACGCTGAAGGCGAAGGCGGTGCTGGTCGATGGTGTCAGCCGAGTGGAGGAGGACGAGGAGGAGCTGGACCCGGCGGGAGGGCGGGCATGCGCGGCTGAGCCGGAGAAGCTGATGGCGGCGGAGTCTAGGGTTTTGAGAAGGGTTAGGTAGGAGTTTGGGGTTTTAGGGTTTGTGGGGATGGGAGGGTTTGGGAATGTGAGGGATGTGTATGATTGGAAAGGGTTGAAATTGGAGGTGGATGAGACTAAGTATGAGTTTGGGACTTGTTATGAGATTGAGTGTGAGAGTGTAGATCCTGATGGAGCTAAGGATAAgctggaggagttgttgaagGAAAATGGGGTGAGGTATTCCTACTCCCAAGTGTCCAAGTTTGCCACTTTTCGAGCTGGGAAGTTGCCTTAGGGATTCAAATGTGGTGAAGTTTTCTGATAGAATGTTGTTTTCTGATGCTTATATCTGAAGAAGATTGTATGAGGTTTTCTTTTGAGTGCAGTTTGGTGTTGATAAAGATTTCAGATTTGATGCACTCATATGTATTTGAATGGTTAAGGTTTTATCTTTTATGGGATGTTTTTAAAAATCATGTTCGAACGAGTTGAATGTGTTCAATTCGGGTTTTTGATTTGCGTTTTGGTTTTGATGCAATTGGATGAGCCATAATTGATGTGCTGTGCAGTGGTTGTGGATTTGAATTTGTACTGATTTAGGCTGGAAAAGGTTTcagaattttaattttgtgttTGTTCCTGCTGATCATGTGAATGGAAGTTATAAAGATACATGGCTACATACTATGTGGCTTGTCAAACCTTTTCCAGGTGCCATACAAGTGTTCATCAGGCAGAGGTACTGAGAAGAGGACACACCCATATTCTTGTAACTGGAGTGTACCGTACAGAGAAATGTGCTCTTGTTTTTTTCACCAGAAGAGTGGGCATCATCATTCTGCAACTTCTTATGTAGCCGAGGACTTGAATGAAATGTCATGAGGATCTGGCACGCCACCTATATGGTAAGCTACGAGTGACGGATTTCTGCACTGGGACCTCTATATATTCATGGAGTCCTTTAATTTGTTGTTGTATTAAAAAGTTAAAAGGTCCCTATTTTACATTTTTTCCTTTGTATATCTTATGTTTATATACTATATTTGAACCTTGGATTTGATAAGATCAATATTTTCAAGTGCTGCAGAGACGGACTGGGTTGATACGTACTTTCCATTTACTAGTCCATCATTTGAGCTTGAGATGTTCTTTCAGGTATGCTATTGATTCTTTAGAACCTTAAATTTTATCTGCTTTTTTAATCTCTTATTAAAATTCTGTCAAAGATAGTTATGTTCAAGCTGCAGGTAATCGTACGTAACTTGTAAAATATTAAGAGACATGTGTTATAAACTTATTGCAAACAAGTCTTAAGAATTGCACATATTCAAATTCAAGTAAGACTATcttctttgaaaaaaaaaatgactgTAAGACAAGAGAATATAGAACAATCTGCTTGTTGTGGTATCTAAGAGCACTAATATGTGATGAAACTTCATTGGAAACAATTTATGTGAAGTTGTTCGAGAGGTTCTGGAGACCTAGCTCAGGAAGTATGTGTCTTttagtgttttgttttttggtgtAGTCGTTGAATATTATCAATCAAGAGAATATCTAA
This genomic interval from Argentina anserina chromosome 1, drPotAnse1.1, whole genome shotgun sequence contains the following:
- the LOC126785167 gene encoding LOW QUALITY PROTEIN: triphosphate tunnel metalloenzyme 3 (The sequence of the model RefSeq protein was modified relative to this genomic sequence to represent the inferred CDS: substituted 1 base at 1 genomic stop codon) → MSHISKALMEVEVKIRLPDAAAHGKVTSILAPFHLGTHRQENLFFDGSKSELSVRRAVLRLRFSDRSPLCAVTLKAKAVLVDGVSRVEEDEEELDPAGGRACAAEPEKLMAAESRVLRRVRXEFGVLGFVGMGGFGNVRDVYDWKGLKLEVDETKYEFGTCYEIECESVDPDGAKDKLEELLKENGVRYSYSQVSKFATFRAGKLP